The following are from one region of the Actinoplanes sp. L3-i22 genome:
- a CDS encoding sigma-70 family RNA polymerase sigma factor, with protein sequence MTDRSDVERYFADYTELATSILMAHGVPGSDIPDLMQELWALLLSHPPQDQAAAATFVTRVAQRLALQWIRQSGREFPRGLLADVPAPLVDHTDFDDLGLGLTDEDLIEAIRRLPRHCQVLLFTLLGGLPDGNYAQLSQGAGMAVGSIGPTRQRCLKRLREDLVARFGRPDP encoded by the coding sequence GTGACCGACAGGTCCGACGTCGAGAGATACTTCGCCGACTACACGGAGCTGGCGACGTCCATCCTGATGGCACACGGCGTCCCCGGTTCGGACATTCCTGATCTGATGCAGGAGCTGTGGGCGCTGCTGCTTTCGCATCCACCTCAGGACCAGGCGGCTGCCGCGACATTCGTGACCCGGGTCGCGCAGCGGCTGGCTCTGCAGTGGATCCGGCAGAGCGGCCGCGAGTTTCCCCGCGGCCTGCTCGCCGACGTGCCGGCGCCACTTGTCGACCACACCGACTTCGACGACCTCGGCCTCGGGCTGACCGACGAGGATCTGATCGAGGCGATCCGCCGGCTGCCGCGGCATTGCCAGGTGCTGCTGTTCACCCTCCTGGGCGGCCTGCCGGACGGCAACTACGCGCAGCTGTCCCAGGGCGCCGGAATGGCCGTCGGCAGCATCGGCCCGACCCGGCAGCGATGTCTGAAACGGCTCCGGGAGGACCTGGTCGCCAGGTTCGGGCGCCCCGATCCGTAG